From the genome of Gemmatimonadaceae bacterium, one region includes:
- the pnuC gene encoding nicotinamide riboside transporter PnuC: protein MSTLEWIAALAGAVSVYLSARENIWSWPTAIVNVGLYVIVFRRTGLYSDMGLQVVYLVLSIYGWYEWLYGGKDRTQLTVSRASAREWLIVTPIALVFWAVLARYTATLPGVALPSIDAGLATISLVAQWMMTRKILENWVLWIIADIVYVPMYVYKKLPVTGALYAIFLGLAVIGLRSWWRSYRENVVAEPSPA from the coding sequence GTGAGCACTCTCGAATGGATTGCCGCGCTCGCCGGCGCTGTGAGCGTCTATCTCAGCGCGCGCGAGAATATTTGGAGCTGGCCGACGGCCATCGTCAACGTCGGCCTGTACGTCATCGTGTTCCGGCGCACGGGTCTGTACTCCGACATGGGACTGCAGGTCGTCTACCTCGTGCTCTCAATTTACGGCTGGTACGAGTGGTTGTATGGCGGCAAGGATCGGACACAGCTCACCGTCTCACGTGCGTCGGCGCGCGAATGGCTCATCGTGACGCCGATCGCGCTCGTGTTCTGGGCTGTCCTCGCACGGTACACCGCGACGCTACCCGGAGTTGCGCTGCCGTCAATCGACGCCGGCCTGGCGACGATCAGTCTCGTCGCTCAGTGGATGATGACGCGAAAGATCCTCGAGAATTGGGTGCTCTGGATCATCGCCGATATCGTCTACGTGCCGATGTACGTGTACAAGAAGCTGCCTGTCACGGGGGCGCTCTACGCGATCTTCCTCGGGCTCGCCGTGATCGGGCTCCGCTCCTGGTGGCGCAGCTACCGCGAGAACGTGGTCGCCGAACCGTCTCCTGCGTGA
- a CDS encoding M1 family aminopeptidase: MSQFLGVLRWEVAYYLRRISTWVYFGIYTLIGFLFMLLSGGAFKEASAVFGGGGKVLANAPYAIAALMPTIALCGMSIVAAVAGNSIYRDYDARMESLVYSTPISKRAFLGGRFIGTLVINGIILLGILAGLILASKSPWVKPDKFGPFDIWAYLSPYLTLVLPNLLFTASIFFALPAITRQMVPNYVGGVLLLLGYLMGGSLLNDLTDKHTGALLDPFGLRATQVLTEYWSIADKNARYVSLSGVLASNRIIWIAFGLAVFALAYARFRFSYAASDPKVDLEPTTPTTEPIPPVPEPVRTVELPAATQRFDVRARLDQYWSLTTRSFWRIVRNIYFYAIVGAGVLYIVFVAQQVGKLFGTVTWPVTYQMIEILNGQFGLFILVIIAFYSGELVWAERDVKMGQITDATPLPNATAFLAKFTALVAVLALLLGVIMLTGIATQAAKGYTRFEIGLYVQALFGFRLIDLVLLALLAMAIHVIVDHKYIGHLIIFVVFIGLPLLPGQLGLERNLYQYGGDGGLQYSDMNRWGPFAHPFIYWKLYWGAFGILLAVLTNLLWVRGEETHARWRAHLARVRFGRPARGIAAFASLSFIGLGGFLFYNTDILNRFTTSNQRRHLRAEYERLYKRYEHAPQPRITAVQIQVDLVPERGDMRARGHYVLRNKTKVAIDTIQLRLDRDLKVNTLAFDRPAHNVLADSAHEYYLHKLDTPLAPGDSLVLNFDLARRTRGFGNTVDNTELASNGTFVENGAFMPSIGYNPRLELSDDDDRKKEKLKPVPRMKPPTDSTARANNYISHDADWLDYDATVSTAPDQIAITSGYLRREWTENGRRYFHYKMDSPILDLWAFQSARYVTAKDTWKAPDGRVVDIAVYYHPSHTWNVRRMIDAVKKSLDYYTENFGPYQYHQVRIVEFPRYASFAQSLPNTIPYSESIGFIARVEGPDDIDYPFYVTAHEVAHQWWAHQVIGADAQGSTMLSETLAQYSALMVMEKEFGAAAMRRFLEYELDRYLIGRSTERKREMPIELNENQPYIHYNKGSLVMYALRDYIGEDRMNAAIRGFLNAEKFRGPPYPTSLELVDSLRAATPDSLRYLIKDMFETITLFELKADSAIATDASQGEYRLDLYLSSKKLRADSLGAETPIPMRDWVDIGVYTRPARGQKSPDKDGVSIYLAKQLIHDGEQHLVLTVPRLPSRAGIDPLHKLISRLTTENTIGVQNRTKPRAPKSSRGPL; encoded by the coding sequence ATGTCACAATTCCTCGGCGTCCTTCGCTGGGAGGTCGCGTACTACCTGCGTCGTATCTCGACGTGGGTGTACTTCGGCATTTACACGTTGATCGGCTTCCTCTTCATGCTGCTGAGCGGCGGCGCCTTCAAGGAAGCGTCGGCCGTGTTCGGTGGCGGCGGGAAGGTGCTCGCGAATGCTCCGTACGCCATCGCGGCATTGATGCCGACGATCGCGCTGTGCGGCATGTCGATCGTCGCCGCCGTGGCCGGGAACTCGATCTACCGCGATTACGACGCGCGCATGGAGTCGTTGGTCTACAGCACGCCCATCTCCAAGCGCGCGTTCCTCGGCGGCCGGTTCATCGGCACGCTCGTGATCAACGGCATCATTCTGCTGGGCATTCTCGCGGGGCTCATCCTCGCGTCGAAGTCGCCCTGGGTGAAGCCGGACAAGTTTGGGCCGTTCGATATCTGGGCGTACCTGTCGCCGTATCTCACGCTCGTGCTACCGAACCTGCTGTTTACGGCGTCGATTTTCTTCGCGCTGCCGGCGATCACGCGCCAGATGGTGCCTAACTACGTCGGCGGCGTGCTGCTGTTGCTGGGGTATCTGATGGGCGGCTCGCTGCTCAACGACCTCACCGACAAACACACGGGCGCGCTGCTCGACCCATTTGGCTTGCGCGCGACGCAAGTCCTCACGGAATACTGGTCGATCGCGGACAAGAACGCTCGCTACGTGTCGTTGTCGGGTGTGCTGGCGTCGAACCGAATCATCTGGATTGCGTTCGGCCTGGCGGTCTTTGCGCTCGCCTACGCGCGCTTCCGATTTTCATATGCGGCGTCCGATCCGAAAGTCGATCTCGAGCCGACGACTCCGACTACGGAGCCGATTCCACCGGTCCCCGAGCCTGTTCGGACCGTAGAGCTTCCAGCGGCCACGCAGCGCTTCGACGTGCGCGCTCGTCTCGATCAATACTGGTCGCTCACCACGCGCTCGTTTTGGCGGATCGTCCGGAACATTTATTTCTACGCGATCGTCGGCGCCGGCGTTCTCTACATCGTCTTTGTCGCGCAACAAGTCGGAAAGCTCTTCGGTACGGTCACGTGGCCCGTGACGTATCAGATGATCGAGATCCTGAACGGTCAGTTCGGGCTCTTCATCCTCGTCATCATCGCGTTCTACTCCGGAGAGCTGGTCTGGGCGGAACGCGACGTGAAGATGGGGCAGATCACCGACGCGACGCCGTTGCCTAACGCGACAGCGTTTCTGGCAAAGTTCACCGCGCTCGTCGCGGTGCTTGCGCTATTGCTCGGCGTCATCATGCTGACGGGCATCGCGACGCAAGCCGCCAAGGGCTACACGCGCTTCGAGATTGGTCTCTACGTGCAGGCGCTGTTCGGCTTCCGCCTCATCGATCTCGTGTTGCTCGCTCTGCTTGCGATGGCGATTCACGTCATCGTCGATCACAAGTACATCGGGCACCTGATCATCTTCGTGGTGTTCATCGGCCTGCCGCTGCTGCCGGGTCAGCTCGGCCTCGAGCGGAACCTGTACCAGTACGGTGGCGACGGCGGACTGCAGTACTCGGATATGAACCGGTGGGGCCCGTTCGCACATCCGTTCATCTACTGGAAATTGTACTGGGGAGCATTCGGCATACTCCTGGCCGTACTCACCAATTTGCTCTGGGTGCGTGGCGAGGAGACGCACGCGCGCTGGCGCGCGCATCTCGCGCGCGTTCGTTTCGGCCGGCCCGCGCGCGGTATCGCCGCTTTCGCCAGCTTGTCGTTCATCGGTCTTGGCGGTTTCCTGTTTTATAACACCGACATCCTGAATCGCTTCACGACGAGCAACCAGCGACGCCATCTCCGCGCCGAGTACGAGCGACTGTACAAGCGCTACGAGCACGCGCCGCAGCCACGCATTACCGCCGTCCAGATTCAGGTCGACCTCGTTCCCGAGCGCGGTGACATGCGCGCACGAGGGCACTACGTGCTCCGCAACAAGACGAAGGTCGCGATCGACACGATCCAGCTCCGTCTCGATCGTGACCTGAAGGTCAACACGCTCGCGTTCGATCGTCCCGCGCACAACGTCCTCGCCGACAGCGCGCACGAGTATTACCTGCACAAGCTCGACACGCCGCTCGCCCCGGGCGATTCGCTCGTTCTGAACTTCGATCTCGCGCGCCGAACGCGCGGCTTCGGGAACACCGTCGACAACACGGAGCTCGCCTCGAACGGGACCTTCGTCGAGAACGGCGCCTTCATGCCCAGCATCGGCTACAATCCGCGCCTGGAGCTGTCCGACGACGACGATCGCAAGAAAGAAAAGCTCAAACCCGTTCCGCGCATGAAGCCGCCGACGGATTCGACGGCGCGCGCGAACAACTACATCAGCCACGACGCCGACTGGCTCGATTACGACGCCACGGTGAGCACCGCGCCCGATCAGATTGCGATTACATCGGGCTACCTCCGGCGCGAATGGACGGAGAACGGCCGTCGTTACTTCCACTACAAGATGGACTCGCCCATTCTCGACCTGTGGGCGTTCCAGTCGGCTCGTTATGTAACCGCGAAGGATACGTGGAAGGCGCCCGACGGCCGCGTCGTCGACATCGCGGTCTACTATCATCCGAGCCACACGTGGAACGTGAGGCGGATGATCGATGCCGTGAAGAAGTCGCTCGACTATTACACGGAGAACTTCGGACCATACCAATATCATCAAGTCCGCATCGTCGAGTTCCCGCGCTACGCTTCGTTCGCTCAATCTCTCCCCAATACGATCCCGTACTCTGAAAGCATCGGGTTCATTGCGCGAGTCGAAGGTCCAGACGACATCGACTATCCGTTCTACGTCACCGCGCATGAAGTGGCGCACCAATGGTGGGCGCACCAGGTCATCGGTGCGGATGCGCAGGGCTCGACGATGCTCTCGGAGACGCTCGCGCAGTATTCGGCGCTGATGGTCATGGAGAAGGAGTTCGGCGCGGCGGCGATGCGCCGCTTCCTCGAATACGAGCTCGATCGCTATCTCATCGGCCGGAGCACCGAACGAAAGCGCGAGATGCCGATCGAGCTGAACGAGAACCAGCCGTACATCCACTACAACAAGGGCTCGCTCGTGATGTACGCGTTACGGGACTACATCGGCGAGGATCGAATGAACGCGGCCATCCGCGGCTTTCTCAACGCCGAGAAATTCCGCGGACCGCCGTATCCAACGTCGCTCGAGCTCGTGGATTCACTGCGCGCCGCCACGCCCGACTCGCTCAGGTACCTGATCAAGGACATGTTCGAGACGATCACGCTGTTCGAGCTCAAGGCCGACTCGGCGATCGCAACGGACGCATCTCAGGGAGAGTATCGCCTGGACCTGTATCTCAGTTCCAAAAAGCTGCGCGCGGACAGCCTCGGCGCCGAGACGCCGATCCCGATGCGCGATTGGGTGGACATTGGCGTCTACACGCGTCCCGCGCGCGGCCAGAAGAGTCCCGACAAGGATGGCGTCTCGATCTATCTCGCGAAGCAGCTGATACACGATGGCGAGCAGCACCTCGTGCTCACCGTGCCACGACTGCCGTCGCGTGCCGGCATCGACCCGCTGCACAAGCTGATCAGCCGCCTGACGACCGAGAATACGATCGGAGTCCAGAACCGGACGAAGCCAAGGGCGCCGAAGTCATCGAGAGGCCCTCTCTAG
- a CDS encoding chloride channel protein, protein MKSQPLGRANARDAWRGIVNWFNGLELSENAILIAFSLAIGVLSAMGVVGFYKSIDLAFALFYRLPGEIVPKLAVFAYRPVITAAGFALAWWFMRYVGRGHDGMNVPDVQLAVVRRGGTIPPRPALARTVASAITIGAGGSAGSEGPVVVFGSAIGSLCGRTFGFSQDRMRVLVGAGAGAAISAAFNAPIAGAFFALEEILGSLAVTAFPPVVVASVIAAVISRAVFGNHPAFPIPVEYSYGLTREVFVFFPLLGVVTGGVAALFVRVFFGVESLVKRISLPRWLIPWLGGALVGVLVVFSRGLLVGYGHLAVHLEVFGRMPWYALGLLALGSILATSITLNSGGSGGLFTPSLYVGAATGGAFGVALAQLLPNVAIRPEAYAIVGMGALVAASTHAPITGILLVFEMTNDYALVLPLMLATVISYLVAHRLEPDSLYSGWLRRRGERIEHGADETALVSLHVRDAYDDGARVIREHDGVGQLLEHLGHADQLVFPVVDDDHRLCGVIDLADLGRVAKDYGNLTPLVLAIDLARATETVTPNETLLDATRRMGVRGVSALPVLDAAAGRVLGLLSRHHVLAAYERSVAGSSSNEGGEEDSGSRSVA, encoded by the coding sequence ATGAAGTCGCAGCCTTTAGGGCGCGCCAACGCACGCGACGCGTGGCGTGGGATCGTCAACTGGTTCAACGGCCTGGAGCTGAGCGAGAACGCCATCCTCATCGCGTTCTCGCTTGCCATCGGCGTGCTCAGCGCGATGGGCGTTGTCGGTTTCTACAAGTCGATCGACCTCGCGTTCGCTCTCTTCTATCGTCTACCCGGCGAGATCGTGCCCAAGCTCGCTGTCTTTGCCTATCGGCCGGTCATCACGGCGGCAGGCTTTGCTCTGGCGTGGTGGTTCATGCGCTACGTCGGGCGTGGTCATGACGGCATGAACGTGCCCGACGTGCAATTGGCGGTGGTCCGTCGAGGTGGGACCATCCCGCCGCGGCCAGCGCTCGCCCGCACGGTGGCGAGCGCGATTACCATTGGCGCCGGTGGCTCCGCGGGCAGTGAAGGACCTGTCGTCGTCTTCGGCAGCGCGATCGGCTCGTTATGCGGCCGGACATTCGGCTTCAGTCAAGATCGCATGCGCGTGCTCGTCGGCGCCGGGGCGGGGGCGGCGATCTCCGCGGCCTTCAACGCGCCAATTGCCGGCGCGTTCTTCGCGCTCGAGGAGATCCTCGGTTCGCTCGCGGTGACGGCGTTCCCACCCGTCGTCGTGGCGAGCGTCATTGCGGCGGTGATCTCACGCGCCGTTTTCGGAAACCATCCTGCGTTTCCCATTCCAGTAGAGTACAGCTACGGTCTCACGCGCGAGGTCTTCGTCTTTTTTCCTCTTCTCGGTGTAGTGACCGGTGGAGTCGCGGCCCTCTTCGTCCGTGTTTTCTTCGGCGTCGAGTCGCTCGTCAAGCGAATTTCACTCCCTCGCTGGCTGATTCCATGGCTCGGCGGAGCTCTCGTGGGCGTGCTCGTCGTGTTCTCGCGCGGGCTGCTCGTCGGCTACGGACACCTCGCGGTGCACCTCGAGGTCTTTGGCCGCATGCCGTGGTACGCATTGGGTCTTTTGGCACTCGGCTCGATCCTCGCGACGTCGATCACGCTCAACAGTGGCGGCTCAGGCGGCTTGTTCACGCCCTCGCTGTATGTCGGCGCGGCGACGGGCGGCGCTTTCGGCGTCGCGCTCGCGCAGCTTCTGCCTAACGTGGCGATTCGCCCCGAGGCATACGCGATCGTCGGCATGGGTGCGCTTGTCGCGGCGTCGACGCACGCGCCGATCACGGGCATCCTGCTCGTGTTCGAGATGACGAACGACTACGCGCTCGTGCTCCCGCTCATGCTCGCGACGGTGATCTCGTATCTCGTCGCCCATCGGCTCGAGCCAGACTCACTCTATAGCGGTTGGTTGCGGCGGCGCGGCGAGCGCATCGAGCACGGGGCCGACGAGACCGCACTCGTGAGCCTGCACGTTCGCGACGCCTACGACGATGGCGCCCGCGTCATTCGCGAGCACGATGGCGTCGGTCAGTTACTCGAGCATCTCGGGCACGCCGATCAGCTGGTTTTCCCGGTCGTCGATGACGACCATCGGCTTTGCGGGGTCATCGATCTCGCCGATCTGGGCCGCGTCGCCAAGGACTACGGCAATCTCACGCCCCTGGTACTCGCCATCGATCTCGCCCGCGCGACCGAGACGGTAACGCCTAACGAGACGCTCCTCGATGCCACCCGGCGGATGGGCGTGCGGGGGGTGAGCGCGTTGCCCGTGCTCGATGCGGCGGCCGGCCGCGTCCTCGGTCTGCTCAGCCGCCATCACGTCCTCGCTGCCTACGAGCGGTCGGTTGCGGGTTCTTCGTCGAACGAAGGCGGTGAGGAAGACAGTGGGAGTCGAAGTGTGGCGTGA
- a CDS encoding MATE family efflux transporter, producing the protein MTHATRDDERRDSVADAPLHEMGESELHATIRLALPVVLVQIGLMFMGVVDTVMVGHVSASVLAAVALGNLYVFNAIVLANGTLMALDPIVAQAVGAGDMESVSRAMQRGLLIAVGLSLFTALLLLPAHAVLVLTRQQPEIIPDTTSYIRISIPGVLPFLLFVVFRQTLQSLHRVAPIVWAIVGANLANAGLNWVFVYGHLGSPALGASGSSMATLVSRWLMAIALLAFAWPTLRSHLTPMRREAWDLVPIVRILRLGVPIGLQMLLESGAFGAIGLMMGMLGTTEMAGHQIAITLAALTFMVPLGVGAAAAVRVGRAVGARDQARAKLAARAAYVCGLGFMSLTALGFLLAPQLLAKLFTGDAGVVAIAGLLIPVAGVFQIFDGAQAVGAGVLRGLGDTRAPLIGMIAGYWLIGLPVSLFLGFHTPLRAAGLWWGFVASLSVVALFLALRIRVLFRKEILRIAIE; encoded by the coding sequence ATGACGCACGCCACGCGTGACGACGAACGGCGCGATTCGGTCGCCGATGCGCCTCTCCATGAGATGGGCGAGAGCGAGCTGCACGCGACGATTCGTCTCGCGCTCCCGGTAGTGCTCGTGCAGATCGGATTGATGTTCATGGGCGTAGTGGACACAGTAATGGTTGGCCATGTGTCGGCGAGTGTACTGGCAGCGGTCGCGCTCGGGAATCTGTATGTGTTCAACGCGATCGTGCTCGCAAACGGGACTTTGATGGCCCTCGACCCGATAGTCGCGCAGGCGGTCGGGGCGGGCGATATGGAGTCGGTGAGCCGCGCCATGCAACGTGGGTTGTTGATTGCCGTCGGACTGTCCTTGTTCACTGCACTCCTGCTCCTACCGGCGCATGCTGTACTCGTGCTGACGCGGCAGCAGCCCGAAATCATCCCGGATACGACGTCATACATCCGCATCTCGATTCCGGGCGTCCTCCCGTTTCTGCTGTTTGTCGTGTTTCGACAGACGTTGCAGTCGCTGCATCGCGTGGCGCCAATTGTCTGGGCAATCGTCGGCGCGAATCTGGCGAACGCGGGCCTCAATTGGGTTTTCGTGTACGGCCATCTCGGTAGCCCGGCGCTCGGCGCGTCGGGGAGCTCGATGGCGACACTGGTGAGCCGCTGGCTCATGGCGATTGCGCTCCTCGCATTCGCGTGGCCGACCTTGCGCTCGCATCTTACACCGATGCGACGCGAGGCCTGGGATCTCGTGCCGATCGTCCGCATCCTTCGTCTCGGCGTACCGATCGGGCTCCAGATGCTGCTCGAGTCGGGAGCGTTCGGTGCGATCGGTCTGATGATGGGCATGCTCGGCACGACCGAGATGGCGGGTCATCAGATCGCGATCACGCTCGCCGCACTGACGTTCATGGTCCCGTTAGGCGTCGGCGCTGCCGCGGCCGTTCGGGTTGGACGCGCTGTCGGCGCGCGTGACCAGGCCCGGGCGAAGCTCGCGGCGCGCGCGGCCTATGTGTGCGGCCTGGGGTTCATGTCGCTCACGGCGCTCGGTTTTCTGTTGGCGCCGCAGTTGCTGGCCAAGCTCTTTACGGGCGACGCCGGCGTCGTCGCAATCGCGGGTCTGCTGATTCCAGTCGCGGGCGTATTCCAGATCTTCGACGGCGCTCAAGCCGTGGGAGCGGGCGTCCTGCGCGGCCTGGGCGACACACGCGCACCGCTCATCGGCATGATCGCGGGATATTGGCTCATTGGACTACCAGTGAGCTTGTTCCTGGGTTTTCACACGCCGCTGCGCGCCGCGGGATTATGGTGGGGGTTCGTAGCCTCGCTCAGTGTCGTCGCGCTGTTCCTCGCGCTGCGGATTCGGGTTCTGTTCCGGAAAGAGATTCTGCGCATAGCGATCGAGTGA
- a CDS encoding ATP-binding protein produces the protein MKRVVLIGSESTGKTTLARQLAEHYDAEWVPEFVRDYADRKEGALVFGDHAPIAHGQIALEDEYRVRSNERNAPLLIQDTDLLSTAIYCAHYYGKCPVWITEAATARRPDLYLLLDIDIPWTADAQRDRGQLRNEMQAVFREAVERSGAPFVRVHGNRDERFEQARSAIDDLLND, from the coding sequence GTGAAGCGCGTCGTCCTCATCGGTTCGGAATCGACAGGCAAAACGACGCTCGCCAGGCAGCTCGCCGAGCATTACGACGCCGAGTGGGTGCCCGAGTTCGTCCGCGACTATGCGGACCGGAAGGAAGGCGCGCTCGTCTTCGGCGACCATGCGCCGATCGCTCACGGCCAGATTGCGCTCGAGGACGAGTACCGCGTCCGCTCGAACGAGCGAAACGCACCGCTGCTGATTCAGGACACGGATCTCCTCAGCACAGCGATCTATTGCGCGCATTACTACGGCAAGTGTCCCGTCTGGATCACGGAGGCCGCGACCGCGCGCCGGCCCGATCTCTATCTGCTGCTCGATATCGATATTCCCTGGACCGCCGACGCCCAACGCGATCGCGGCCAACTGCGCAACGAGATGCAGGCAGTCTTTCGCGAGGCGGTCGAGCGGTCCGGCGCACCGTTCGTTCGGGTACACGGCAATCGAGACGAGCGATTCGAGCAGGCACGCTCGGCGATTGATGATCTGCTAAACGATTGA
- a CDS encoding ABC transporter ATP-binding protein, producing MQLRIENLSKTYPNGTRALDAVSLDIAPGMFGLLGPNGAGKSTLMRIIATLQEPDTGRVQLGDIDVLRDKEAVRRTLGYLPQEFGVYPKVTAEDLLDHFAVLKGIANRTERRRLVTALLEQTNLQRDRAKQLGGFSGGMRQRFGIAVALLGDPRLIIVDEPTAGLDPEERVRFLNLLAELGQNSIVILSTHIVDDVSELCSRVAIIDRGRIRLEDDPQAAVARLQGRIWRRVVARDELARQQERFAVLSTKLLAGRTVVRVLADARPDTGYELAEPGLEDVYFAAMRIAHAPEAKPFAADAPAAAPAFGARTGGN from the coding sequence ATGCAGCTTCGCATTGAGAATCTGTCCAAGACGTATCCGAACGGCACGCGTGCGCTGGACGCCGTGTCGCTCGACATCGCGCCCGGCATGTTCGGTCTGCTCGGACCTAACGGCGCGGGAAAGTCGACGCTGATGCGCATCATCGCGACGTTGCAGGAGCCGGATACGGGACGCGTACAGCTCGGGGACATCGACGTGCTGCGCGACAAGGAGGCGGTCCGGCGCACCCTGGGCTACTTACCGCAGGAGTTCGGCGTTTACCCCAAAGTCACGGCGGAGGATTTGCTCGATCACTTCGCGGTGTTGAAGGGCATCGCCAATCGCACCGAGCGCCGTCGTCTCGTGACCGCGCTCCTCGAGCAGACGAATCTGCAGCGAGATCGTGCAAAACAGCTCGGCGGGTTTTCCGGCGGGATGCGGCAGCGATTCGGCATCGCGGTTGCGCTGCTCGGTGATCCTCGCCTGATCATCGTCGACGAGCCGACCGCGGGACTCGATCCCGAGGAGCGCGTTCGCTTTCTGAATCTGCTCGCCGAGCTTGGACAGAACAGCATCGTAATTCTCTCGACGCACATCGTCGACGACGTGAGCGAGCTGTGCTCGCGCGTCGCGATCATCGATCGCGGCCGCATTCGTCTCGAGGACGACCCACAAGCGGCCGTGGCTCGACTGCAAGGCCGGATCTGGCGGCGCGTGGTCGCGCGCGATGAGCTTGCGCGACAGCAGGAGCGATTCGCCGTGCTCTCGACCAAGCTTCTCGCCGGCCGCACCGTCGTCCGTGTTCTCGCCGATGCGCGCCCGGACACGGGTTACGAGCTGGCCGAGCCGGGTTTGGAGGATGTGTATTTTGCGGCGATGCGCATTGCGCACGCGCCCGAGGCGAAGCCATTTGCCGCTGACGCGCCTGCCGCCGCGCCCGCTTTCGGAGCGCGCACCGGAGGCAATTGA
- a CDS encoding L-threonylcarbamoyladenylate synthase, translated as MRVIRVDPDSPEPSAIDQAAEILRRGGLVAFPTETVYGLGANALDAAAVERIYSAKGRPSFNPLIVHIPNKAAARDLASRWPERASLVANAFWPGPVTIVVPKRPIVPDNVTAGLDSVALRVPANRVALALLVVSGLPLAAPSANQSTELSPTTARHVERSLGDRVDLILDGGPTSVGIESTVLDLRGPRAAILRPGVVGRRELEPLVGPIAAPNDLEGEGARPSPGMMERHYAPRARLVLFDREDAHHIFEQVRALAAESSRVGMLLRSLENDGAWEVVRMPDDSARYAQRLYAALHELDELGCRVIYVERVPNAAEWAGVRDRLERASR; from the coding sequence ATGCGAGTCATCCGAGTCGATCCCGATTCACCGGAGCCATCAGCGATCGATCAAGCCGCCGAGATCCTTCGTCGAGGCGGGCTGGTCGCATTTCCGACGGAAACGGTGTACGGCCTCGGCGCGAACGCGCTCGATGCGGCCGCAGTAGAACGCATCTATTCGGCCAAAGGCCGACCGTCGTTCAATCCGCTGATCGTCCACATTCCCAACAAAGCGGCGGCGCGTGATTTGGCGTCCCGGTGGCCGGAGCGCGCGTCGCTGGTCGCGAACGCATTCTGGCCGGGACCGGTGACGATCGTCGTGCCGAAGCGACCGATCGTGCCCGACAACGTCACGGCCGGCCTCGACTCGGTGGCGCTGCGCGTGCCGGCGAACCGCGTAGCGCTCGCACTGCTCGTCGTCTCTGGCCTTCCACTCGCGGCGCCGAGTGCGAACCAGTCAACGGAGCTGTCGCCGACGACGGCGCGTCACGTCGAGCGCTCCCTCGGCGATCGTGTCGACCTGATTCTCGACGGTGGTCCGACCAGCGTTGGCATCGAGTCGACGGTGCTCGATCTTCGCGGGCCTCGAGCAGCCATCCTTCGCCCAGGCGTCGTCGGGCGCCGCGAACTGGAGCCGCTGGTCGGGCCGATTGCCGCGCCTAACGACCTGGAAGGCGAGGGAGCGCGGCCATCGCCCGGAATGATGGAGCGTCACTACGCTCCGCGCGCCCGACTCGTTCTCTTCGATCGGGAGGATGCGCATCACATCTTCGAGCAGGTACGTGCGTTGGCCGCCGAAAGCAGCCGCGTCGGGATGCTGCTTCGCAGCCTCGAGAACGACGGCGCGTGGGAGGTCGTACGCATGCCCGACGACTCGGCTCGTTATGCGCAGCGCTTGTACGCCGCGCTGCACGAGCTCGACGAGCTTGGGTGCCGGGTGATCTATGTCGAGCGCGTGCCTAACGCGGCAGAGTGGGCCGGTGTACGCGACCGGCTAGAGAGGGCCTCTCGATGA